Part of the Camelus bactrianus isolate YW-2024 breed Bactrian camel chromosome 6, ASM4877302v1, whole genome shotgun sequence genome, CTGAATTAATTCCCTCTCTGTTCAAGTCAGCTTTCCAAAAACCAACCCTTCTAGCctgctttccctggcagccttaTCCATTTCTTCCTCACCCCtccaggaggggaggcagctcTACTCTTTTTGGTGTTACCATGGTAGCCTGTGATGCTTTCTGTCTATAAAGTGCGCTTGCCATCCACCAGAGACTGATGTTTCCATGGCAGCCAGGTGAAGTCAATAGTCATGAGCTGGATGCAAGAAAAGAATTCTGGTCTGAGAAGCTGTGTGTCTGAATCTTCTGGCTGCAAACATTCCTCCCCTCCCAACTTTTGCACTCTATATACAGAACTGATTGCTCTCAAAGTGTGTTCTTTGTTGAGAGAGTTCTGTGTGTGAGGTGAAGCAAACCAATCATCTTGTGTGGGAAGATGGAGGCAAGGAAAGAGCTGATCAAAgatcacttttaaaaagttggaTGAGTTCTGTTAGCTCTCCCAGATGATCTGTTCTCAAGAGCCCTTAAGGAGTTGGCTGGAGTTACTGGAGAGCCATTAAGCAGTTATCTTTGAGGGCAGTGGGTGGATGAGGTGCCTGAAGATTGGAAAGGAGCCAGTCAGGGCTGGATTTCAGAAAGGGGGAAACAGTGACCTTGGAAGTGAGAGACTCGTCAAGCTCTTGCCAATGTTCCAGAGAGGATGGGAGCTTCAGTCAGCTTTCAAGCGTCCTGAAGCCCACTTGTTCAGAATGAGTGGTGCTGAGAATTAGCCTCCTTCTCCCAACTCCTGGGCCCAACCAAGCCTGGAGACCTCACCCTAGAGCAGAAAGAGCCTACTGTGGAGTGACAGCACATAGTTCGGATCTCTTCTGCCACAAACAAGCTGAGTAAGCTTGGGTGATGCTTTGCTTCTCTAACTCTCACCTGTAGAAAGGAAGCAATAGCAAAAGTATCTGTCTCAGggatgttgtaaagattaaatgaaatggcACGTGTAGAGGGCTTAGAACTTGTTTACTTGTCATTACTACCGCCATCATCACTCCCATTCCTCAGGATGCATACACACGACTTTCTGCCTGACCTCATTGTCCTCCCCAACTTCAGAGAATGTTCAAGATATACAGGGGCAGAAGTGAGGGTAAGGCAATGGTGAAAATAAACCTTAATTATTCCTGGGCTAAAGTCGTAGgctcacaaggtcctgggtcacacacacaaacagcctAGGTCTCAGGAAAACAAACCCCACTGGCCCAATCTCTCTCTATGCTTGAAACTCTGTATAATCAGATTACGACCAGATGGCTTTAGAAAATCAAGGTGAGCCTCTCAGGTACCTTCAGGATACCTAGTGCTCTTTGCTTGGTCTGCCTGGGGAAGATCCCAGAGCATTCTCCATTACAGCGCTAGTCCGTTGCAAGCACCCCTCCCAACCTCCCACATGATCTCCTGTAGCATCTGCCTTTGTTGGTCTCCAGAGCCCCATCCTACCTAATCTGGCAATTTCCTTTCAGAATAAGCATTTTAAATGTGCACAGGTCCTCTCCCTAAAGTTATAATTTGAACCAAAAAAAATGGGAAACTGTAGTATAATACCATCCTTAGGCTTCAGTTGCCAATCTTCCCCCTAATCCTCCCCAAACAACAAATCCCGTAATGGGTTACCTGTGAGTCCTGTGGGAGGTGTGTTGGACCTCGCGGACCACAACTTAAATTTGTACCTTTAGAGTGGTGCTGTGTTTTGAGAGGTTAGCAAGCTGCCTGGTTGTCTGAATGAGGGACCAGACacaagttgcaaaaaaaaaaacattacttCCACTGCTTATTTgtataattacaaaatatttgcaGTTTTATCTAGTCCTCACAACAAGGTAGGTACTAGTATCCTCACTAGTATCCTGAAGGGCTGAGGTTCAGAAAGACGAGAGGTTAAGAGTGACTTCCTCCATAGACTTCCATCCAGTAAGTAGTGGGCCTGAGTGTTAGCTAAAACGTTTGCAAGACCCCACTGAATTTGTATTCACATCTTGAGTTTACCAGGCCACCAAGCTATGGAGGCACAACAGCAAGACTCAAATCCCTTGAGTATATCCATCAGACAGCCTCCTACGTGGTAAAGGACTAAGAAGCCGGATGCTCTGCTCTGGTTTTTGGGCCCTTGACAACTTGGCCGAACAGTCCCCCCAAATTCTGCTGCCTGCCACACAGGGAGTCTTCACCTCATCATGTGGCAGGCTGCCTGCCATTTCTCCTGTGCGGTTGCTCATGTAGTTTCAGTACAAGGcgtttttccccttcttcctcccaTCTATCTACAGCCCACCTAAAACCTCCAAGGCCCAGTTCCTAAAATATGTCTTCCaaattttgtttcttccattcagaCATAGAGTGCATGATGTAGCTTGCAGTCAAAGAGTTAGAATGTGGTATAGTTTGCCTCTGTTTTGGCCATATAGTGCCTtgtcctgtctctccagctcagTTATAAGCTACTTGAGGGCAGGGATAGTATCTTACCTGTATTTGTTTTCTGCATAGGCCCAGCACAGTGACTGGCATACGGCAGTATTTGAGTGGAACAGGCCCTTGTGGATGAAAGGTTAAAATATCCAGGAAGAATTTACTTAGACTTATGTGGATTGGAACTATGTTAGATTAATAAAAAGAGGTATGTATGAGTGGGCTTGCTGGGAGTGACGGTTTAACCCAGAAGACTTGTGGAGTGTCCTTTCATGATTCTCACAGCCTTTCAGAAGAGGACAGCCCCTGCTCCAGCTTTTCTATAAAGGGTTAGATGCAGCAGGGCAGAAAGGGCCAATTGTGAGCAGAGGCCCACAGCAGAGGGATACCTTCTAAGACTGGACTGGCCTCACCTTTGGGATCTCAAGGGAGAGAACACCCAGTCTATGCTCTTGGCCAATGAGAGGGCCTTGTGGGTTAGTAGGGgttgggcaggggctgggctgatAAGGGAGCATAGACCCCAAGACCAAATTGCAGAGGCTAAGAGGAGCATGAGGGCAGAGAGGACCTTACCTGGCACAGGCAGCTCAGGCCCCAGCCCCTTTACTGATCTCTCACACTAGCCCACATCAGTAGCCGGCCCTACCTTGCCTTGATCAGAGGGTGGGAAAAGAACGGCCAGGCTCTCGGAAAAGACCCCATCTCTCCCAAGTCTGGCGGGAGAAGGGCTTCAGCTTCCGTCTGTTCTGAGCTCTTTCCTGTAGGCGGCTGGAGGGAACACACAGATGGGTCGGGCTGATGGAATTGGCggagttggggggagggaagCTTGTGGCGTGTGTGGCTCCCCTCGTGGGGGAGGTCCTGCCGTCATCATCTTCAGACTTCTGCCATGTGAAAGGCACTGCCTTCTTGTTCCTCATCCTTCCCTCTTGGCATGTTTGACCATTGGTGATGCCCTTCCACTAGAAAGCCCTCCTCCCTGGGCAGTAGCCTCAGTAAGCTCAATCCTAGTTCTTTCATTACCTCTTTGGCGGCTGCATCTCCGCCTTCTCACCTGCCTATCCCCGGGACTCTCTCTTTAgtccctcttctttctctggaACACCAAACtttgatttgttttaaattacttAGTTTTTGAACAGGTAGGGTATACCATAGTTAACAACTCAAAAGGTAGGAGAAGGGCATACAATGAAAAGTAAACCTCCCACACCTGTCCTCCACCCACCCGGTTCCCCTTCTCAGCAGCAATCAGTACCATCCTGATTCGTGATCTTTTGGGTCACAGACCTCTTTGGAAGTCTGATGGGATTTGTGAACCTATTCTCAGACAAATGCGTGACTGCACAAACACATCAGATTGTACCATTTCACAAAAATCACAGACCCCTATAGCCCATGTGTGGTTTGAGGCTAAGGATCCAGCCTATATATTACACCCTCCCCCTTAGTATCTCCCTTAGTGTAATTTGTGGGTCCTTGGGCAAAATGAAATTGCAGGGCTCCTTGTTAAAGGGAGAGCAGAGCATTAATCTAAGCACAGGGACTTGTGTGACTGCCCTGCATCTcattcttttctctggttttctacTACCATTCTTCTGGCAACTATTCTCATATTTGTGTCTCTTGTCCTAACTTGTTCGGAATTTCAGACTCAGTTATCCAGGGAGCTGCTGAAACTCTCCATATGGAAGTTTTTCTAAGCATCTCAAACTCAAGGGTCTCCAGAATAGAGCCACTCACCGGCTACCTCCTCTGCCCCCTAATTCCCAGTTCCTCACCATCTTCCTATCACCTGCAACTCCTCCCTCTCTTTATACCCAGCTTCTCAGTTGCCAAGTCTCATAAATTCTGACTCTAAAATCTGTGCCGCCTCTCCTTTCCTGCTGCCATCTCCCTAGGGTGGTCCTTCATTACCCTCCGTATGTATTACTGTGATTGCACCCTAAATGCAGCTCCTCAGGCCTTGCCTCTGCTGCTCCAGTCCATGCACACCTCTCCCAGCCTTCTCTTCCCAAAGGACCAGCCTCGTCATGTCACACACTCGGAGACCGTCACTGATTCTCACTGCCTACAGAGTTGGGCACAAACTCCTTTGCCTGGCATTTAAGGTCCTTTGCAGTAGGGCTCCAGCCCTTTTTTTCAGTGTTGTCTCTTACCCCTCCTTCTCATGTCCCTGAGGTTTCAACCCAACTGTAGaaccatctggtctcttaatggGTCCAGTGTGTTTTCCTGCATTTTCTAACTTGAACTGCCTGTGTTCCTGGTCCCCAGAGTTTAGAGCTGGCTTACTCCACTACAGGCATGTCATTTCTCTGGCCCTTTTACCACAGCCACTGTCCATGGCTCTGCCCATAGTGTTCCCTGCATTTCTTCTATagtccctctccctcttcttcccatcCTTACTGGAAGAGGAACCTCAGCTGCAAAGCTGGATAAAACCCCCATTAAGTAAGCAGACATGAGTGGACGCCTACCTCTATTGCTTATTGACCTCTAGCAAGCTACTTAAACCTTCTGCTTTTTCCATAGTAAAAAAAGGCAATAACACCTTATATAGTCATTAAAGAATTAATAGCTTAAGTGAATAAAGTCCTAAGGATAGTATCATTATTCATATTATCATCTCACCACCCCTGCCCACTAGTCCTTGTTGGCTCCTCTCCAGCAGTAAGGACTCAGCAGACATCTCATCTCTTTTTCCATCGAGTTGAGTtctgggtggggtggagtgggggccTGGTCCTCAGGTGCTCAGGTAGCTTTATTGTGTGTCTAGGGGTGAGGGGAGCTGCTGCCTCTGCTCCTTTTGTTCAAACTCAGGCAGCAGCAAGCGTGGGTGTTCTCAGGGGAGGCACTGACAGCTTCAGTTCTCACACGGGCCTTGCAGGTGACAGCTGGGGTGGTGGGGCCCTGCCAGGGGTGGTGCAGGCCAACCCCATCACACCCCAGCTGATGAGCCTCCTTTGTGGTTGTGGGCCCCACCTTGAACCAGCCCAGGCCACAGCTCAGTGTAGCTCTGGACACAAAATGTAGCCTCCAGGCTGCTTCTTGCAAAATAAGGGTGGGGTAAGGAGATGGGGACTTGATCCACTGTATCACTGAGTTACTAAATTACTTCTAGGAGGTCCCTGTTCCTCTCCAGGCCTGTTTTTTTCGCTGGCAGAGGGCAACTGAACCCGTGGTATCTTTAGGGCCTTTTGCACCGTCCTAGACTACTCCAGGACTAAGTCAGTTCTGGAGCCTCTCTAGAGATCTAGGTTCCTTAGTCCTCTGAGCCtgagttttcttgtctgtaacaGTTTCCATCTACATTCATCCCTTCCATGGGGGCTTTGAGAACAGAGAGTCAGAGTAAGCAAGTGCAGTAGAAAAATTCTTTATTGAAAAGGAAAAGGTGGTCCCCTGGCTGGTGCCTCCTGGGCGCCGGCCAAATTGGAGCTGCCACCGCTTAGCTCTTCACGCTGGCAACTGAAGGCAAAAGTCTGCACACCTTACCTTTAATAACCTTAAAGGGGAAGTGCGGTGGTGAGCCGGTAAACCACAGAATTAATTCTGGAGAACTGCGCTTCCAGGCCCTTGCCTTTAAGAACTTCTTAAAGGCAAAGTGGACAAGTGCAGCATAAGAGCCAGAACACTTAAGGAAAGTCTCAAAAGCAGCAGCTCCGTGTCTTTACCTTTAAGAATCTCTTAAAGTTGAGGCATATTCGCGCAGAGTACAAAGGTGGAAAACTGTAAAGGAGTCTACAAAGCACTTTTCCAGTTCTTGCTTTTTAGGATCTCTTTACAGGGGAGATGGTCAAGCGCGAATTAATAAAAAACAGAACATCTTGCAGAACTACCTTTCTCCCCTCCAGCCGGAACCCGCCCCGCCCACCGGCCACGGCGCACCCCGGCGGGTCGGCGTCCTCGCCTTCCAGGAGCCCTGGGGCCGGGAGGTAACCGGAGAGCGCGCGGAACGGGTGGGGGCGACACCCgccggggcctgggggcgggggggggggcgcctcCTGCGGTCACTCCAGGGCGTCCCGAGAGTTTTTGGTTTCCTAGACGGTCTTCGCAAGGGAAGCCGGTCGGaccggggaggggcggggcgaggGGGCGAGCGGAGGGTGCGGTGAGCATGGCGACCGCGGCTCAGAGCACAGAGAGGTCGTGACACGACCTGGAGCGCTGCTTGAAGAACTTGGCGTTGCGCGGCACCAGGTTGGCAAGGAAGCGCTTGGCCTTCTTGGTGAGGCTCTCGCGGCGCGCGGGCGGCGGTGGTCCCTCGGGGCTGCCCCACTCCGGCCGAGGGCCCCCGGCGCGGTTCCGGCCGCGCCGCAGCCGGATCTGGCGCACCGCGCCTTCGAAGAGCTCCCGCGTGTTGTGGTGCAGCGCGGCCGACGTCTCAATGTGCTTGCAGCTCAGTGTCCCTGCCAAATGGCGGCCCTCTGCAGGAAGGGACCTGTTCAGGCGCAAGCCCgctgcggggtggggtggggggagcctgggGGGATCCCGGGCGTGCAGTGGAAAGGGACTGGGGCGAGTGAATCTCTCCCAACTGAGAGAACAAGGCAGGGATCAAGTGGAGGGCGGTGGTGGCGCGGAGGGGAAAGAGAAAGCCTTGAGAAGAGGCGAGGTCAAGGGGTGTGAAGAGGAGGGAGTCTCAGGGCCCTAGGGTCAGGAGCGTAGAAGGGCCTTATAGAGAAGAGTTGATCTGGCAGGGAGAGGATCCCGAGAATGCAAGTATGGATGAGATTCAGGATACCCACCCTCCAGAGAGACCTCCCGGGAGCGGGCCAGGTCACTCTTATTTCCAACGAGGATGACAGGCAGGTCGTGGTGGGGCCTCCCAGCCCTGAGCCGTAGCAGGGTCTCTGGAACTTTGGAGAAGCTTCGTCGGTCGGTGACTGAGAAGACGATGAGAAAGGCATCCCCGGTCTGAAGGCAGTGGTCCCGCAGCCACCCCCCTGCATCCCCCTGTAGATGGGCAGAGAGTCGTGGAATGTCAGGGCTGGAGGCATGGGAGAACCTGTCCAGCACCTGCACCTCAAGGATAAGGAACCAGGATGTGAGGGAGAAGCCACCTGCTTAGGACAGCAGAACTAGTTAATGGCAGAATCTCCATATCCAGAATGTGAGTGTGGAGAAGAGAGGAGTTTGTAATGCGAGCTCCTCATGGGCAAATGGGGGACATAGGATCCTTGACTAGGGTGGCCCATCCTACTTTCTTATGCTTAAGCTCTTAAAAAATGAATGCTATTCAAGTGTATGTAATCTGGTCTCTCATTTCTGCATAGTAATCATTTATGTCCAAATATTCACAAGCCCCCTTCCGTGACATTTCAGAGCCCTGAGCTCTTGTCTTGTCTAATCAGACTCTTCCAGGCTGAAAAATGTATGGAGGGGGTCAGTTTTAGGGTGTTCAGCCTGGCTTGCAGCTGCAGGGTTTGCCAAATTCAGATTCTAACTTTCCTATGGGTTAGAAGATCCTGGAAATCAGACAGCGGCTCTCAGTGCCACCGTATGCACACTTGTGTGGGCCTTTGCTCTTGAGACAATACATATGAAAGATCAGGTTCCATTACATGTTAAACCCAGGGCCTGCCATCCCACCAGCCTTCAGCCAGACTTTGCCCCTCCTCAACTCTCCCAGGTTTCATCACCTACTTGCAGCCACATCTTAGTTCTCACCTGTTCCCAGATGTCATAAACAACCAGAGTCACTTCTTCCTTATC contains:
- the REM2 gene encoding GTP-binding protein REM 2, which produces MHTDLDTDMDTDTETTALCPSGSHQASPPGTPTPDATLLKKPEKLLAGLDRGGPPPAPGVPRRRGSMPVPYKHQLRRAQAVDELDWPPHASSSGSSDSLGSGEAAPTEKDGIFKVMLVGESGVGKSTLAGTFGGLQGDSAHELENPEDTYERRIMVDKEEVTLVVYDIWEQGDAGGWLRDHCLQTGDAFLIVFSVTDRRSFSKVPETLLRLRAGRPHHDLPVILVGNKSDLARSREVSLEEGRHLAGTLSCKHIETSAALHHNTRELFEGAVRQIRLRRGRNRAGGPRPEWGSPEGPPPPARRESLTKKAKRFLANLVPRNAKFFKQRSRSCHDLSVL